One genomic window of Pseudomonas sp. LFM046 includes the following:
- the grxC gene encoding glutaredoxin 3 produces MTEIVVYSSAWCPYCIRAKHLLDSKGVRYEEISVDGKPAIRAEMTRKAGRTSVPQIWIGQTHVGGCDDLYALERAGKLDALLQGRPQTETH; encoded by the coding sequence ATGACCGAGATCGTTGTCTATTCGAGCGCCTGGTGTCCGTACTGCATCCGCGCCAAGCACCTGCTGGACAGCAAAGGTGTGCGGTACGAAGAGATCAGCGTCGACGGCAAGCCCGCAATTCGCGCCGAGATGACCCGCAAGGCCGGGCGCACCTCGGTGCCGCAAATCTGGATCGGCCAGACCCACGTGGGCGGCTGTGACGATCTGTACGCTCTGGAACGCGCCGGCAAGCTCGACGCTCTGCTCCAGGGCCGCCCGCAAACGGAAACGCATTAA
- a CDS encoding rhodanese-like domain-containing protein: MLAKLIEFATNHYVLSGSFAVLLALLLAHELRRSGRAISTRELTSMVNGGQAVVLDVRATKDFSGGHIVDALNIPFEKLSSRITELEKHKDKAIIVVDAMGQHAGAVCRDLQKAGFNALKLSGGIGSWRGDNLPLVK; encoded by the coding sequence ATGCTCGCTAAGCTGATTGAATTTGCCACTAACCACTATGTACTGAGTGGATCGTTCGCGGTGTTGCTGGCTCTGCTGCTGGCCCATGAACTGCGCCGCAGTGGCCGCGCCATTTCCACCCGCGAGCTGACCTCCATGGTCAACGGCGGCCAGGCTGTGGTGCTGGACGTGCGCGCCACCAAGGATTTCTCCGGCGGCCACATCGTCGACGCCCTGAACATCCCCTTCGAAAAGCTCTCCAGTCGCATCACCGAGCTGGAAAAGCACAAGGACAAGGCCATCATCGTCGTCGACGCCATGGGCCAGCATGCCGGCGCCGTCTGCCGTGACCTGCAGAAGGCCGGCTTCAACGCCCTCAAGCTGTCCGGTGGCATCGGCAGCTGGCGTGGCGACAACCTGCCGCTGGTGAAGTGA
- the gpmI gene encoding 2,3-bisphosphoglycerate-independent phosphoglycerate mutase, with amino-acid sequence MTATPKPLVLIILDGFGHSDSPEYNAIYAASTPVYDRLRATQPHGLISGSGMDVGLPDGQMGNSEVGHMNLGAGRVVYQDFTRVTKAIRDGDFFTNPVIVEAVDKAVAAGKAVHFMGLLSEGGVHSHQDHLVAMAELAAQRGAEKIYLHGFLDGRDTPPKSAEPSIKLMDETFARLGKGRTASLIGRYYAMDRDNRWDRVEAAYNLITEGQAEFSAASATEALAAAYERGESDEFVKATRIGEPVKVEDGDAVIFMNFRADRARELSRAFVEPGFKEFARQRELNLAGYVMLTQYAASIPAPSAFKPESLDNVLGEYLAKNGKTQLRIAETEKYAHVTFFFSGGREEPFEGEERILIPSPKVATYDLQPEMSAPEVTDKIVDAIENQRYDVIVVNYANGDMVGHTGVFEAAVKAVECLDTCVGRIVEALDKVGGEALITADHGNVEQMEDEMTGQAHTAHTCEPVPFIYVGKRPAKIREGGVLADVAPTLLTLMGLPVPEEMTGKTIVELQ; translated from the coding sequence ATGACAGCCACGCCCAAACCCCTGGTCCTGATCATCCTGGACGGTTTCGGTCACAGTGACAGCCCCGAATACAACGCCATCTACGCCGCCAGCACCCCGGTCTACGACCGCCTGCGCGCCACCCAGCCCCACGGCCTGATTTCAGGCAGCGGCATGGACGTCGGCCTGCCGGACGGCCAGATGGGCAACTCCGAAGTCGGCCACATGAACCTCGGTGCCGGCCGCGTGGTTTACCAGGACTTCACTCGCGTGACCAAGGCGATCCGCGACGGCGACTTCTTCACCAACCCGGTGATTGTCGAAGCCGTGGACAAGGCCGTGGCCGCCGGCAAGGCCGTGCACTTCATGGGCCTGCTCTCCGAGGGCGGCGTACACAGCCACCAGGATCATCTGGTCGCCATGGCCGAACTGGCCGCCCAGCGCGGTGCCGAGAAGATCTACCTGCACGGCTTCCTCGATGGCCGCGACACGCCGCCGAAGAGCGCGGAGCCCTCCATCAAGCTGATGGACGAGACCTTCGCCCGCCTCGGCAAGGGCCGCACCGCCAGCCTGATCGGCCGCTACTACGCCATGGACCGCGACAACCGCTGGGACCGCGTCGAAGCCGCCTACAACCTGATCACCGAAGGCCAGGCCGAATTCTCCGCGGCCAGCGCCACTGAAGCCCTGGCCGCCGCCTACGAGCGTGGCGAGAGCGACGAATTCGTCAAGGCCACCCGCATCGGCGAGCCGGTCAAGGTGGAAGACGGCGACGCCGTGATCTTCATGAACTTCCGTGCCGACCGCGCCCGCGAGCTGTCCCGCGCCTTCGTCGAGCCGGGCTTCAAGGAGTTCGCCCGCCAGCGCGAGCTGAACCTGGCCGGCTACGTGATGCTGACCCAGTACGCAGCGAGCATCCCGGCCCCCAGCGCCTTCAAGCCGGAGTCGCTGGACAACGTGCTGGGCGAATACCTGGCGAAGAACGGCAAGACCCAACTGCGCATCGCCGAAACCGAGAAGTACGCCCACGTGACCTTCTTCTTCTCCGGCGGTCGCGAAGAGCCCTTCGAAGGTGAAGAGCGCATCCTCATCCCGTCGCCCAAGGTCGCCACCTATGACCTGCAGCCGGAAATGAGCGCCCCCGAGGTGACCGACAAGATCGTCGACGCCATCGAGAACCAGCGTTACGACGTGATCGTGGTGAACTACGCCAACGGCGACATGGTTGGCCATACCGGCGTGTTCGAAGCGGCCGTCAAGGCCGTCGAATGCCTGGACACCTGCGTCGGCCGCATTGTCGAAGCCCTGGACAAGGTAGGCGGCGAAGCGCTGATCACCGCCGACCACGGCAACGTCGAGCAGATGGAAGATGAGATGACCGGCCAGGCGCACACCGCTCACACGTGCGAGCCGGTGCCCTTCATCTATGTAGGCAAGCGCCCGGCGAAGATTCGCGAAGGCGGTGTGCTGGCCGACGTGGCCCCGACCCTGCTGACCCTGATGGGTCTGCCGGTGCCGGAAGAGATGACCGGCAAGACCATCGTCGAGCTGCAGTGA
- a CDS encoding murein hydrolase activator EnvC — MFRTLALVILASLITPVMADQRAETQQQLDKAAKDVTELKKLLQQLQQEKSGVQADLKKTETEMGNLEQQVKDLQQELKKSEDEVQRLDGEKKKLQDARAEQQRLIGIQARAAYQSGQQEYVKLLLNQQHPEKFARTLTYYDYLSQARLEQLNTFNETLRQLSNVEQEITAQQTQLNEQKAALDGRREQLATARKERQQALAKLNQDFSDRDKKLKAREQEQAELAKVLKTIEETLARQEREAREAEEARKRALAEQQRQLREQGNDSPARSTSGPLVSSAGGNFGGPFAKARGQLPWPVDGRLVARFGSARGSDSRAKWDGVLIGAPEGSAVRAVHGGRVVFADWLRGAGLLVILDHGNGYLSLYGHNQRLLKNAGDIVKAGESIATVGTSGGQDTPALYFAIRQQGRPTDPAQWCRAQG, encoded by the coding sequence ATGTTTCGCACCCTTGCCCTCGTTATCCTCGCCAGCCTGATCACCCCGGTCATGGCCGACCAGCGCGCCGAAACCCAGCAGCAGCTGGACAAGGCCGCCAAGGACGTCACCGAGCTGAAGAAGCTGCTGCAACAGTTGCAGCAGGAAAAGTCCGGTGTCCAGGCCGACCTGAAGAAGACCGAAACCGAGATGGGCAACCTGGAGCAACAGGTCAAGGACCTGCAGCAGGAGCTCAAAAAGAGCGAGGACGAGGTCCAGCGCCTCGACGGGGAGAAAAAAAAACTCCAGGACGCACGCGCTGAGCAACAGCGCCTGATCGGCATCCAGGCCCGCGCCGCCTATCAGAGCGGCCAGCAGGAATACGTCAAGCTGCTGCTCAACCAGCAGCATCCCGAGAAGTTCGCCCGTACCCTCACCTATTACGACTACCTGAGCCAGGCCCGCCTGGAGCAGCTCAACACCTTCAACGAAACCTTGCGCCAGCTGTCCAACGTCGAGCAGGAAATCACTGCCCAGCAGACTCAGCTCAACGAGCAGAAAGCCGCCCTGGATGGCCGCCGCGAACAGCTGGCCACCGCACGCAAGGAGCGCCAGCAGGCCCTCGCCAAGCTCAACCAGGATTTCAGCGACCGCGACAAGAAGCTCAAAGCCCGCGAGCAGGAGCAGGCCGAGCTGGCCAAGGTGCTCAAGACCATCGAAGAAACCCTGGCCCGCCAGGAGCGCGAAGCCCGCGAAGCCGAAGAAGCACGCAAGCGTGCTCTCGCCGAGCAGCAGCGCCAATTGCGTGAACAAGGCAACGACAGCCCCGCCCGCAGCACCAGCGGCCCGCTGGTTTCCAGCGCCGGCGGAAACTTCGGCGGCCCCTTCGCCAAGGCACGTGGCCAACTGCCCTGGCCGGTGGACGGTCGCCTGGTGGCACGCTTCGGTTCGGCCCGTGGCAGCGACTCCCGCGCCAAGTGGGACGGCGTGTTGATCGGCGCCCCCGAGGGTAGCGCCGTCCGCGCCGTTCACGGTGGCCGCGTGGTGTTCGCCGATTGGTTGCGCGGTGCCGGGCTTCTGGTCATTCTCGATCACGGCAATGGCTATCTGAGCCTCTACGGGCACAACCAGCGTCTATTGAAGAATGCCGGTGATATCGTGAAAGCAGGCGAATCCATCGCCACGGTCGGTACTAGCGGCGGGCAGGACACGCCCGCCCTGTACTTCGCCATTCGCCAGCAGGGCCGACCCACCGACCCGGCACAGTGGTGCCGCGCGCAAGGATAA
- a CDS encoding S41 family peptidase gives MPHLSRLTSLAMALALLSGAPHLLAAEEPAKLPATTVNGKAPLPLDELRTFAEVLDRIKSAYVEPVDDKTLLENAIKGMLSNLDPHSAYLEPEDFQELQESTSGEFGGLGIEVGAEDGFVKVVSPIDDTPASKAGIQPGDLIVKIDGQPTKGISLMEAVDKMRGKAGSKITLTLVRDGGQPFDVELVRAAIKVKSVKSQMLEKGYGYLRITQFQVNTGEEVGKALAKMRKDNGGRLSGLVLDLRNNPGGVLQAAVEVTDQFLTKGLIVYTKGRIANSELRFSADPADASEGVPLVVLINGGSASAAEIVAGALQDHKRGVLMGTDSFGKGSVQTVLPLNNDRALKLTTALYYTPNGRSIQAQGIVPDIEVARAKVTREQDGETFKEADLAGHLGNGNGGADRPSASKKAAEPRPQDDDFQLSQALNLLKGLNVTREN, from the coding sequence ATGCCGCATCTGTCCCGCCTCACTTCCCTGGCCATGGCACTGGCGCTGCTCAGCGGCGCCCCGCACCTGCTGGCCGCCGAGGAGCCGGCAAAGCTCCCCGCCACGACGGTGAACGGCAAGGCGCCGCTGCCACTGGACGAGCTGCGGACCTTTGCCGAGGTGCTGGATCGCATCAAGTCCGCCTACGTCGAGCCGGTGGACGATAAAACCCTGCTGGAGAATGCCATCAAGGGCATGCTCAGCAACCTCGACCCGCACTCCGCCTACCTGGAGCCGGAAGACTTCCAGGAGCTGCAGGAAAGCACCAGCGGCGAATTCGGCGGCCTGGGCATCGAAGTGGGCGCCGAGGACGGTTTCGTCAAGGTGGTCTCCCCCATCGACGACACCCCCGCGTCCAAGGCCGGCATCCAGCCCGGCGACCTGATCGTGAAGATCGACGGCCAGCCCACCAAGGGCATCTCGCTCATGGAAGCGGTGGACAAGATGCGCGGCAAGGCCGGCAGCAAGATCACCCTGACCCTCGTGCGTGATGGCGGCCAGCCGTTCGATGTGGAACTGGTGCGCGCCGCGATCAAGGTCAAGAGCGTGAAGAGCCAGATGCTGGAGAAGGGCTACGGCTACCTGCGCATCACCCAATTCCAGGTCAACACCGGCGAAGAAGTCGGCAAAGCGCTGGCCAAGATGCGCAAGGACAACGGCGGCCGCCTGAGCGGTCTGGTCCTGGACCTGCGCAACAACCCCGGCGGCGTGCTGCAGGCCGCGGTGGAAGTCACCGACCAATTCCTGACGAAGGGCCTGATCGTCTACACCAAGGGCCGCATCGCCAACTCCGAACTGCGCTTCTCCGCCGACCCGGCCGACGCCAGCGAAGGCGTGCCGCTGGTGGTGCTGATCAACGGTGGCAGCGCCTCGGCTGCGGAAATCGTCGCCGGCGCCTTGCAGGATCACAAACGTGGCGTGCTGATGGGCACTGACAGCTTCGGCAAAGGTTCGGTGCAAACCGTGCTGCCGCTGAACAATGACCGCGCCCTGAAGCTCACCACCGCGCTCTACTACACCCCCAACGGCCGCTCCATCCAGGCCCAGGGCATTGTTCCGGACATCGAAGTGGCACGCGCCAAGGTCACCCGCGAGCAGGACGGCGAAACCTTCAAGGAAGCCGACCTCGCCGGCCACCTCGGCAACGGCAACGGCGGTGCGGACCGCCCGAGCGCAAGCAAGAAAGCCGCAGAGCCGCGTCCGCAGGATGACGACTTCCAGCTGAGCCAGGCCCTAAACCTGCTGAAAGGCCTGAACGTCACCCGCGAGAACTGA
- a CDS encoding divergent polysaccharide deacetylase family protein: MRLGTWLLALWLGATAAGAWAAPPARLALVIDDLGQVPARDQRVLALPGPVALSILPDTPHSRELAEAAHAAGKTVMLHLPMDPATGPYAWHPGLPTAELEKRLDAALQRVPYARGLNNHMGSRMTTQRPAMAWLMQRLQQDHRFFVDSRTSAATVAAAEAQKAGLASLSRDIFLDDDQSPAAVAAQFDAALKLARKQGSALMIGHPHPATLQLLERELPRLKKRGFELIDVEMLIALRGNRAMAAHGKAGIYR; the protein is encoded by the coding sequence ATGAGGCTGGGCACCTGGTTGCTCGCGCTGTGGCTGGGCGCAACAGCAGCCGGTGCCTGGGCCGCTCCCCCCGCGCGCCTGGCCCTGGTGATCGACGACCTGGGCCAGGTCCCGGCCCGCGATCAGCGTGTCCTCGCCCTCCCCGGCCCGGTAGCGCTCTCCATCCTCCCGGATACCCCCCACTCCCGAGAACTGGCCGAAGCGGCCCACGCCGCCGGCAAGACGGTGATGCTGCACCTGCCCATGGACCCGGCCACCGGCCCCTACGCCTGGCATCCCGGGTTGCCCACAGCGGAACTGGAAAAGCGTCTGGACGCCGCCCTGCAGCGGGTGCCCTACGCGCGCGGCCTGAACAATCACATGGGCAGCCGCATGACCACCCAGCGCCCGGCCATGGCCTGGCTGATGCAGCGCTTGCAACAGGATCACCGGTTCTTCGTCGACAGCCGCACCAGCGCTGCCACCGTAGCCGCCGCCGAAGCGCAGAAAGCCGGCCTGGCCAGCCTCTCGCGGGACATCTTCCTCGACGACGACCAGAGCCCGGCCGCCGTGGCCGCGCAGTTCGATGCCGCCCTCAAACTGGCTCGCAAACAGGGCTCGGCCTTGATGATCGGCCACCCGCACCCGGCGACCCTGCAACTGCTGGAGCGCGAACTGCCCCGCCTCAAGAAACGGGGCTTCGAGCTGATCGACGTGGAAATGCTGATTGCCCTGCGTGGCAATCGGGCCATGGCTGCGCATGGCAAGGCGGGGATTTACAGGTAA
- a CDS encoding ABC transporter substrate-binding protein, whose translation MQKLIQRALTLGLMFLAFTARAELPADYKVVLLTENFPPFNMAVDDKNFARDDGIDGISADIVREMFKRAGINYSLTLRFPWDRLYRLTLDKPNYGLFSTTFTPERQPLFKWVGPIAKTEWVLLAAPGNNLNVKDLKGAAQYRIGAYKNDAVSQHLESQGMKPQNALRDQENVKKLLKGQIDLWATTDPVGRYLAKQEGVTGLQTVLRFNSAELYLAFNKDTPDEVIERLQKALDQMRSDGFVDEITQNYL comes from the coding sequence ATGCAGAAGTTGATCCAGCGCGCCCTGACCCTGGGCCTGATGTTCCTCGCCTTCACGGCACGCGCCGAATTGCCGGCGGATTACAAGGTGGTGTTGCTCACCGAGAACTTCCCGCCGTTCAACATGGCGGTGGATGACAAGAACTTCGCCCGCGACGACGGCATCGATGGCATCAGTGCCGACATCGTCCGCGAGATGTTCAAGCGCGCCGGCATCAACTACAGCCTGACCCTTCGCTTCCCCTGGGATCGCCTCTACCGCCTGACCCTGGACAAGCCCAACTACGGCCTCTTCTCCACCACCTTCACGCCGGAGCGCCAGCCGCTGTTCAAGTGGGTCGGCCCCATCGCCAAGACCGAATGGGTGCTGCTCGCCGCGCCGGGCAACAACCTCAACGTCAAGGACCTTAAGGGCGCCGCCCAGTACCGCATCGGCGCCTACAAGAACGACGCCGTGAGCCAGCACCTGGAAAGCCAGGGCATGAAGCCGCAGAACGCCCTGCGCGACCAGGAGAACGTGAAGAAGCTGCTCAAGGGGCAGATCGACCTCTGGGCCACCACCGACCCGGTGGGCCGCTACCTGGCCAAGCAGGAAGGCGTGACCGGTCTGCAGACCGTCCTGCGCTTCAACAGCGCCGAACTCTACCTGGCCTTCAACAAGGACACCCCGGACGAGGTGATCGAGCGCCTTCAGAAGGCCCTGGACCAGATGCGTAGCGACGGTTTCGTCGACGAGATCACCCAGAACTACCTGTAA
- a CDS encoding ABC transporter substrate-binding protein, with amino-acid sequence MSKRLLLALAGTLMVLAGTARAEVDENYSVVLLTENFPPYNMSINGKNFAQEDNVDGIAVDIVREMFKRAGVKYSLTLRFPWDRIYKLALEKPDYGVFVTARLPEREQSFKWVGPIGPDDWVMLARGDSPIALGSLDDARKYKVGAYKGDAIAEYLTQQKLEPVTALRDQENAKKLEKGQIDLWATGDPAGRYLAKQEGVNGLKTVLRFNQAELFLALNKEVPDEVVNKLQAALDKMRAEGYVDEILNSYL; translated from the coding sequence ATGTCGAAACGCCTGCTGCTGGCTCTGGCCGGTACCCTGATGGTGCTTGCCGGTACGGCCCGCGCTGAAGTGGATGAGAACTACAGCGTCGTTCTCCTGACTGAAAACTTCCCGCCCTACAACATGTCGATCAACGGGAAGAACTTCGCCCAGGAAGACAATGTCGACGGTATCGCCGTCGACATCGTGCGCGAGATGTTCAAGCGCGCCGGGGTCAAGTACAGCCTCACCCTGCGCTTCCCCTGGGATCGCATCTACAAGCTGGCGCTGGAAAAACCGGACTACGGCGTGTTCGTTACCGCGCGGCTGCCGGAGCGCGAGCAGTCCTTCAAGTGGGTCGGCCCGATCGGCCCGGACGACTGGGTGATGCTGGCCCGCGGCGACAGCCCGATCGCCCTCGGCAGCCTGGACGACGCCCGCAAGTACAAGGTGGGCGCCTACAAGGGCGACGCCATCGCCGAATACCTGACCCAACAGAAGCTCGAGCCCGTCACCGCCCTGCGCGACCAGGAAAACGCGAAGAAGCTGGAGAAAGGCCAGATCGACCTCTGGGCCACCGGCGACCCGGCCGGCCGCTACCTGGCCAAGCAGGAAGGCGTGAACGGCCTGAAGACCGTGCTGCGCTTCAACCAGGCCGAGCTCTTCCTCGCGCTGAACAAGGAAGTGCCGGACGAGGTGGTGAACAAGCTGCAGGCCGCGCTGGACAAGATGCGTGCCGAGGGCTATGTCGACGAGATCCTCAACAGCTACCTGTAA
- the hisF gene encoding imidazole glycerol phosphate synthase subunit HisF has translation MALAKRIIPCLDVDNGRVVKGVKFENIRDAGDPVEIARRYDEQGADEITFLDITASVDGRDTTLHTVERMASQVFIPLTVGGGVRTVQDIRNLLNAGADKVSINTAAVFTPEFVGEAAARFGSQCIVVAIDAKKVSGPGETPRWEIFTHGGRKPTGLDAVAWAKKMEDLGAGEILLTSMDQDGVKSGYDLGVTRAISETVGIPVIASGGVGNLEHLAAGILEGKADAVLAASIFHFGEYTVPEAKAYLASRGILVR, from the coding sequence ATGGCACTGGCAAAACGCATCATCCCCTGCCTCGACGTGGACAACGGCCGCGTGGTCAAGGGCGTCAAGTTCGAGAACATCCGCGACGCCGGCGACCCGGTGGAAATTGCCCGCCGTTACGATGAGCAGGGTGCCGACGAAATCACCTTCCTCGACATCACTGCCAGCGTCGACGGCCGTGACACCACCTTGCACACCGTGGAACGCATGGCCAGCCAGGTCTTCATCCCGCTGACCGTGGGGGGGGGCGTGCGCACCGTGCAGGACATCCGCAACCTGCTCAACGCTGGTGCCGACAAGGTGTCCATCAACACCGCCGCAGTCTTCACCCCCGAGTTCGTGGGTGAGGCGGCAGCACGTTTCGGCTCCCAGTGCATCGTGGTCGCCATCGACGCCAAGAAAGTCTCGGGCCCGGGGGAAACCCCGCGCTGGGAAATCTTCACCCATGGCGGGCGCAAGCCCACTGGCCTGGATGCCGTGGCCTGGGCGAAGAAGATGGAAGACCTGGGCGCCGGTGAGATCCTGCTCACCAGCATGGACCAGGACGGTGTGAAGAGCGGTTACGACCTGGGCGTCACCCGCGCCATCAGCGAGACCGTCGGGATTCCGGTGATCGCCTCCGGCGGCGTCGGCAATCTCGAGCACCTGGCTGCCGGCATCCTGGAAGGCAAGGCCGACGCGGTTCTGGCGGCGAGCATCTTCCACTTCGGCGAATACACTGTGCCCGAAGCCAAGGCCTACCTGGCCAGCCGCGGCATCCTGGTGCGCTGA
- the hisA gene encoding 1-(5-phosphoribosyl)-5-[(5-phosphoribosylamino)methylideneamino]imidazole-4-carboxamide isomerase, which translates to MLIIPAIDLKDGACVRLRQGRMEDSTVFSDDPVSMAAKWVEGGCRRLHLVDLNGAFEGKPVNGEVVTAIAKRYPNLPIQIGGGIRSLETIEHYVKAGVSYVIIGTKAVKEPEFVTEACKAFPGKVIVGLDAKDGFVATDGWAEVSSVQAVDLARRFEADGVSAIVYTDIAKDGMMQGCNVEATAALAAASRIPVIASGGIHNLGDIEKLLAAKAPGIIGAITGRAIYEGTLDVAEAQAFCDSYKG; encoded by the coding sequence ATGCTGATTATCCCCGCTATCGATCTGAAGGACGGCGCCTGCGTGCGCCTGCGCCAAGGCCGCATGGAAGACTCCACCGTGTTCTCCGATGACCCGGTGAGCATGGCCGCCAAATGGGTGGAAGGTGGCTGCCGCCGCCTGCACCTGGTGGACCTGAACGGCGCCTTCGAAGGCAAGCCGGTGAACGGTGAGGTGGTCACCGCCATCGCCAAGCGTTACCCGAACCTGCCGATCCAGATCGGCGGCGGCATCCGCTCCCTGGAAACCATCGAGCACTACGTCAAGGCCGGCGTCAGTTACGTGATCATCGGCACCAAGGCGGTGAAGGAACCCGAATTCGTCACCGAGGCCTGCAAGGCCTTCCCGGGCAAGGTCATCGTCGGTCTGGACGCGAAGGATGGCTTCGTCGCCACCGACGGCTGGGCCGAAGTGAGCAGCGTGCAGGCGGTTGACCTGGCCCGCCGCTTCGAGGCCGACGGCGTGTCCGCCATCGTCTACACCGACATCGCCAAGGACGGGATGATGCAGGGCTGCAACGTCGAGGCCACCGCGGCCCTGGCCGCCGCCAGCCGCATCCCGGTGATCGCTTCCGGCGGTATCCACAACCTCGGTGACATCGAGAAGCTGCTGGCCGCCAAGGCCCCCGGCATCATCGGCGCCATCACCGGCCGCGCCATCTACGAGGGCACCCTGGATGTAGCCGAGGCGCAGGCCTTCTGCGACAGCTACAAGGGTTAA
- a CDS encoding DUF2164 domain-containing protein, producing MSRAKKAPSLQLDAALTDGAVLAIKRFMADRFELELGSFEAEEVLDFFAREFAPHFYNKAISDVQAHLKDRFESIESDLWALEKD from the coding sequence ATGAGCCGCGCGAAGAAGGCTCCGAGCCTGCAACTGGACGCCGCCCTGACCGATGGGGCGGTGTTGGCGATCAAGCGTTTCATGGCTGATCGCTTCGAGCTGGAACTGGGTTCCTTCGAGGCCGAGGAAGTCCTCGACTTCTTCGCCCGGGAGTTCGCGCCGCATTTCTACAACAAGGCGATCTCCGATGTGCAGGCGCACCTGAAAGACAGGTTCGAAAGCATCGAGAGCGACTTGTGGGCGCTCGAGAAAGACTGA
- the hisH gene encoding imidazole glycerol phosphate synthase subunit HisH, whose protein sequence is MQTVAVIDYGMGNLHSVSKALEHVGAGRVLVTSDADVIREADRVVFPGVGAIRDCMAEIRRLGFDSLVQEVSKDRPFLGICVGMQALLERSEENDGVDCIGLFPGQVRFFGKDLVEDGAHLKVPHMGWNEVQQSVAHPLWHNIPDRARFYFVHSYYIEAGNPKQVVGRGHYGKDFAAALAEGSRFAVQFHPEKSHTHGLQLLQNFAAWDGRW, encoded by the coding sequence ATGCAGACGGTTGCAGTCATCGATTACGGCATGGGCAACCTGCACTCGGTTTCCAAGGCCCTTGAACACGTAGGCGCCGGTCGGGTGCTGGTCACCAGCGATGCCGATGTGATCCGCGAGGCAGACCGGGTGGTCTTCCCCGGCGTCGGCGCCATCCGCGATTGCATGGCGGAGATCCGTCGCCTGGGCTTCGACAGCCTGGTGCAGGAAGTCAGCAAGGATCGTCCCTTCCTCGGCATCTGCGTCGGCATGCAGGCACTGCTGGAGCGCAGCGAGGAGAACGACGGCGTCGATTGCATCGGCCTGTTCCCCGGCCAGGTGCGCTTCTTCGGCAAGGACCTGGTCGAGGACGGTGCGCACCTGAAAGTGCCGCACATGGGCTGGAACGAGGTGCAGCAGAGCGTGGCCCACCCGCTCTGGCACAACATCCCCGATCGCGCGCGCTTCTACTTCGTGCACAGCTACTACATCGAGGCCGGCAATCCCAAGCAGGTAGTCGGCCGCGGCCACTACGGCAAGGATTTCGCCGCGGCGCTGGCCGAAGGCTCGCGCTTCGCCGTGCAGTTCCACCCGGAAAAGAGCCATACCCACGGCCTGCAATTGCTGCAGAACTTCGCCGCCTGGGATGGCCGCTGGTAA
- the hisB gene encoding imidazoleglycerol-phosphate dehydratase HisB produces the protein MAERTASVERNTLETQIKVSINLDGTGKARFDIGVPFLEHMLDQIARHGLIDLDIECKGDLHIDDHHTVEDVGITLGQAFTQAIGDKKGIVRYGHSYVPLDEALSRVVIDFSGRPGLQMHVPFTRAVVGGFDVDLFQEFFQGFVNHALVTLHIDNLRGHNTHHQIETVFKAFGRALRMAVERDPRMAGQMPSTKGVL, from the coding sequence ATGGCCGAACGCACGGCATCCGTCGAACGCAATACCCTGGAAACCCAGATCAAGGTCTCGATCAACCTGGATGGCACCGGCAAGGCGCGCTTCGATATCGGCGTACCTTTCCTTGAGCACATGCTCGACCAGATCGCCCGCCATGGCCTGATCGACCTGGACATCGAGTGCAAGGGCGATCTGCATATCGACGATCACCACACCGTGGAAGACGTCGGCATCACCCTCGGCCAGGCCTTCACCCAGGCCATCGGCGACAAGAAGGGCATCGTGCGTTACGGCCACTCCTATGTGCCGCTCGATGAAGCCCTGTCCCGCGTGGTCATCGACTTCTCCGGCCGCCCCGGCCTGCAGATGCACGTTCCCTTCACCCGCGCGGTGGTAGGCGGCTTCGACGTCGACCTGTTCCAGGAGTTCTTCCAGGGCTTCGTCAACCACGCCCTGGTGACGCTGCACATCGACAACCTGCGTGGCCACAACACCCACCACCAGATCGAAACCGTCTTCAAGGCCTTCGGCCGCGCCCTGCGCATGGCCGTCGAGCGCGATCCGCGCATGGCCGGCCAGATGCCCTCCACCAAGGGCGTGCTCTGA